A genomic segment from Pseudomonas sessilinigenes encodes:
- the ftsH gene encoding ATP-dependent zinc metalloprotease FtsH, protein MAKNLILWLIIAAVLVTVMNNFSSPNEPQTLNYSDFIQQVKDGKVERVAVDGYVITGKRNDGDSFKTIRPAIQDNGLIGDLVDNHVVVEGKQPEQQSIWTQLLVASFPILVIIAVFMFFMRQMQGGAGGKGGPMSFGKSKARLLSEDQVKTTLADVAGCDEAKEEVGELVEFLRDPGKFQRLGGRIPRGVLMVGPPGTGKTLLAKAIAGEAKVPFFTISGSDFVEMFVGVGASRVRDMFEQAKKHAPCIIFIDEIDAVGRHRGAGMGGGHDEREQTLNQLLVEMDGFEMNDGIIVIAATNRPDVLDPALLRPGRFDRQVVVGLPDIRGREQILKVHMRKVPMGDDVAPAVIARGTPGFSGADLANLVNEASLFAARGGKRIVEMKEFELAKDKIMMGAERKSMVMSEKEKQNTAYHEAGHAIVGRVVPEHDPVYKVSIIPRGRALGVTMFLPEEDRYSLSKRALISQICSLYGGRIAEEMTLGFDGVTTGASNDIMRASQIARNMVTKWGLSEKLGPLMYAEEEGEVFLGRSAGSQHASLSAETAKLIDSEVRSIIDQCYGTAKQILTDNRDKLDAMADALMKYETIDADQIDDIMAGRTPREPRDWEGGSGTTPPVVQNERPETPIGGPAADH, encoded by the coding sequence ATGGCAAAGAATCTAATCCTTTGGTTGATCATCGCGGCTGTCCTGGTGACGGTGATGAACAACTTCTCCAGCCCTAACGAGCCGCAGACCCTCAACTATTCAGACTTTATTCAACAAGTTAAGGATGGCAAGGTCGAGCGCGTTGCCGTTGACGGTTATGTGATTACCGGCAAGCGCAACGACGGCGACAGCTTCAAGACCATCCGCCCGGCGATCCAGGACAACGGCTTGATTGGCGACCTGGTTGATAACCATGTAGTGGTCGAGGGCAAGCAGCCTGAGCAGCAGAGCATCTGGACCCAGTTGCTGGTGGCCAGCTTCCCGATCCTGGTGATCATTGCGGTCTTCATGTTCTTCATGCGCCAGATGCAAGGTGGCGCAGGCGGCAAGGGCGGCCCGATGAGCTTTGGCAAAAGCAAGGCGCGCCTGCTGTCCGAGGATCAGGTAAAAACTACCCTGGCTGATGTCGCAGGTTGTGACGAAGCCAAGGAGGAAGTTGGCGAGCTGGTCGAGTTCCTGCGTGATCCAGGCAAGTTCCAGCGCCTGGGCGGCCGGATTCCTCGTGGCGTACTGATGGTCGGCCCTCCAGGTACTGGTAAGACCCTGCTGGCCAAGGCCATCGCTGGCGAGGCGAAAGTACCGTTCTTCACCATTTCCGGTTCCGACTTCGTCGAGATGTTCGTCGGTGTGGGTGCCAGCCGTGTTCGCGATATGTTCGAGCAGGCCAAGAAACATGCTCCTTGCATCATCTTCATCGACGAGATCGATGCCGTCGGTCGTCACCGTGGTGCCGGCATGGGCGGTGGTCATGATGAACGCGAGCAGACCCTCAACCAGTTGCTGGTTGAGATGGACGGCTTTGAAATGAACGATGGCATCATCGTGATCGCTGCTACCAACCGCCCTGATGTGCTGGACCCTGCGTTGCTGCGCCCTGGTCGTTTCGACCGCCAGGTGGTGGTAGGCCTGCCGGACATTCGCGGTCGTGAGCAGATTCTCAAGGTGCATATGCGCAAAGTTCCGATGGGTGACGATGTCGCTCCAGCGGTTATCGCGCGTGGCACGCCAGGTTTCTCCGGTGCCGACCTGGCCAACCTGGTGAACGAGGCTTCGCTGTTCGCAGCTCGTGGTGGCAAGCGAATTGTCGAGATGAAGGAATTCGAGCTGGCCAAGGACAAGATCATGATGGGCGCAGAGCGCAAATCCATGGTCATGTCCGAGAAGGAAAAACAGAACACGGCTTACCACGAGGCGGGTCACGCTATTGTGGGTCGAGTGGTGCCTGAGCATGATCCTGTCTACAAGGTGTCGATCATTCCTCGCGGGCGAGCCCTTGGGGTCACCATGTTCTTGCCGGAAGAGGATCGCTACAGCTTGTCCAAGCGTGCCCTGATCAGTCAGATCTGCTCGCTCTACGGTGGTCGTATCGCTGAAGAGATGACCTTGGGTTTCGATGGCGTGACCACTGGGGCATCCAACGACATCATGCGGGCCAGTCAAATTGCCCGGAACATGGTGACCAAGTGGGGGCTTTCCGAGAAGTTGGGTCCGCTGATGTATGCGGAAGAAGAGGGCGAGGTGTTCCTGGGGCGCAGTGCCGGTTCCCAGCATGCGAGCCTGTCTGCCGAGACCGCAAAGCTCATCGACTCCGAAGTGCGTAGCATCATCGATCAGTGCTATGGCACCGCGAAGCAGATCCTGACTGACAACCGCGACAAGCTGGATGCCATGGCGGACGCCTTGATGAAGTACGAAACCATCGATGCCGATCAGATCGATGACATCATGGCGGGGCGCACCCCGCGTGAGCCTCGTGATTGGGAGGGCGGTTCGGGTAC